From the Oryzias melastigma strain HK-1 linkage group LG13, ASM292280v2, whole genome shotgun sequence genome, the window AAATTCCACGAAGAcatttgtctgtgtttgcaGAGATCTGCCGCTCATGGAGGAAGTGCTGCCGTTACCGTTCAGCTGTCTGTCCATGAAGAGCGACCTGTCCAAAGATCTACCTGTAAACTTTGGAACTGAACCTGGACTTTTAAGCTCAAAGTAAGTCAGTTTCTTCTGAAGCATTTCAAAGTGAGCTGAACAGGAACAGCTCTGATGTATCTGGAAGTGCAGCCGCTTGATTCCAGGAAAGATGTTCGGAATCATTCGGTTACATTTTGAACTTCACATTCTGTCAGAATGGACTGCTGACTCATATACCTCAAACCAACATGTTACCTCCTCATCCATTCTGGGatttctgcttatttttttgtaaatgtaattttaggcAGTAAAGCACAACAAATTCAGTCTCAGAGACACAAATAAAAGGATGTTGACACAACCAAGACCTCTgaaccaaaacacaacaaagattTCGATCAAATGGTTTGTTTTCTAAAccagttttagtttttgaattattaatttGAGATTTGGGGGTTTTGTTTCCCCTTCTGGTTTCCATAGAGAGAAGAGTGTTTTTGAGGAGGAGCAGCGCTCCTTCTGTGGTTTGTCTCAGGATTCTGGACTCAGCTCCTGCCCACAGTCAGGATCTGATCCGAACAAAAGTAAGGTTTGTTTCTAAAACTGAacatggaaaaaagtttttcttaatcTCTGCTtggattgtttcttttttagcagATGCTGGTTTGAACCTTTTTTATGGACATCAGATCAGTCTGAAGAGGAGATGCGAACACGTGAATGAAGGAACAGAAGAAGCGGGAAGAGAAAAGCTTCTGAACAGGATCTACACTGAGCTCTTCATCACAGAGGGGCTGAGTGAAGATGTGAACACCCAGCATGAGGTCAGGCAGCTGGAGGCAGCTTCTAAGATCAGCAGTCTCCACAACATTCCTATCAGGTGCAACGAGATCTTCAAAGTCTTACCTGACCAACACGGATCCGTCAGAGTGGTTCTGACGAGCGGCGTGGCAGGAGCTGGAAAAAGCTTCTTGGtgcagaagttcactctggactgggccGAGGGTTTGGAGAACCAAGacatcagtgctgtggttcctCTTTCTTTCAGGGAGCTGAACCTGGTCAGAGAGGAGCAACAGAGTCTTCTCACTCTGATCCAGACGTTCCATCCAAGCTTCCAGAAGATCCCAGCTGAGCAGCTGTATGTCTGTAAACttctcttcatctttgatggtctggatgaaaGCCGACTTTCTCTGGACTTCAAAAGTGGTCAGGTGGTGTCTGATGTCACCCAGAAGTCCTCAGTCAACGTGCTGCTCACAAACCTCATCCAGGGACATCTGCTTCCCTCAGCTCTGGTCTGGATCACCTCCAGACcagcagcagccaatcagatccctcattCCTGTGTTTCCAGGGTAACAGAAGTACGAGGCTTTACTGACTCccagaaggaggagtacttcaAGAGGAGATTCAAAGATGAAGATTTGTCCAGCAGAatcatctcccacatcaagGGCTCCAGGAGCCTCCATGTCATGTGTGGAGTTCCGATCTTCTGCTGGATCGCTGCTGTGGTCCTCGAGGACATGTTGACCACAGAGCACAGAGGAGAGCTGCCAAAAACCCTGACGGACCTGTACTCACACTTACTGATGGTCcagacaaagaggaagaagaacaagTACCAGCAGCAGCTTGACAGGAGTCCACAGGAGCTGACAGAAGCAAATCGAGACGTTCTTCTGAAGCTGGGGAGGCTGGCATTGGAACATCTAGAGGACAGAAACCTCATGTTCTATGAGGAAGACCTGGAGCAGTGTGGTCTGGATGTCACAGAGGTCTCTGTGTTCTCAGGAGTTTGTACTGAGATCTTCATACGGGAGTGTCTGATCTTTCAAAAGCCGGTCTACTGCTTTGTTCATCTGAGCGTCCAGGAGTTTCTGTCTGCGGTCTACATGTTCCACTGTTACACCAACAGGAAGACTGAGGCGATGGAGAACTTTCTGAAGGATCTTGTGAACATCTCAACCCTGGATGAATTTCTGGACAGAGTCATGGAGAAATCCTTGCAAAGTCAAACTGGACACCTGGACCTGTTTGTTCGCTTCCTTCATGGCCTCTCTGTGGAGTCCAACCAGAGGCTTCTGGGAAGTCTGCTGGGTCAGACAGAGAACAGGCCAGAGACCATC encodes:
- the LOC112149514 gene encoding NLR family CARD domain-containing protein 3 (The sequence of the model RefSeq protein was modified relative to this genomic sequence to represent the inferred CDS: added 128 bases not found in genome assembly) yields the protein MRSYLSKDLPVNFRSEPGPSNSKDLPLMEEVLPLPFSCLSMKSDLSKDLPVNFGTGPSDSKDLPLMEEVLPLPFSCLSMKSDLSKDLPVNFGTEPGLLSSKEKSVFEEEQRSFCGLSQDSGLSSCPQSGSDPNKTDAGLNLFYGHQISLKRRCEHVNEGTEEAGREKLLNRIYTELFITEGLSEDVNTQHEVRQLEAASKISSLHNIPIRCNEIFKVLPDQHGSVRVVLTSGVAGAGKSFLVQKFTLDWAEGLENQDISAVVPLSFRELNLVREEQQSLLTLIQTFHPSFQKIPAEQLYVCKLLFIFDGLDESRLSLDFKSGQVVSDVTQKSSVNVLLTNLIQGHLLPSALVWITSRPAAANQIPHSCVSRVTEVRGFTDSQKEEYFKRRFKDEDLSSRIISHIKGSRSLHVMCGVPIFCWIAAVVLEDMLTTEHRGELPKTLTDLYSHLLMVQTKRKKNKYQQQLDRSPQELTEANRDVLLKLGRLALEHLEDRNLMFYEEDLEQCGLDVTEVSVFSGVCTEIFIRECLIFQKPVYCFVHLSVQEFLSAVYMFHCYTNRKTEAMENFLKDLVNISTLDEFLDRVMEKSLQSQTGHLDLFVRFLHGLSVESNQRLLGSLLGQTENRPETIQAVINNLMKINCGEEVFDSTVAGPSPQKKQTSDTVSPDRRINIFHCLMEMKDLSVHQEIQEFLMSENKSAKELSETHCSALAYMLQMSEEVVDELDLLNYTSTTAEGRRRLIPAVRNCRKFKALFCGLSDTDCEVVASALKSKPSHLTELNLGSNELQDSAIKVLCAGLESPNCRLEVLRLSWCSLSGISCAALSSALKSNPFHLRELTLNFNRDLQDSGMKHLCCFLESPNTKLIILSLISCGLSEISCAALASALRSNPSHLRELDLSKNDLLDSGAQYLCGFLESPDCRLNTLRLERCRLTKICFEALVAALKSNPSHLTELDLRAGSNTQDSDFHQLQDLVESPDYKLQTVRWRY